The stretch of DNA CACTCGTGCGGTCCGCACAGCGGACCCTACGAATAGCGCCAGCACCATCAGGACGCCAGTCGGTTCCGGCACGCTCGTGCTCTGGGGAATCGATTCGCCGTAATTCGCCGCCCAGACGTCGTAACCCGCCGGCGAGTTGTCGGGCGAATTGCCGTCGCGCCACACGGTGTAGTCGGCGGCGTCGATGCGGCCGTCGCCGTTGTAGTCGCCGGCGAGGCCCGGCGCCGCGATCACTTCGCCGAGAAGCGTCAACGACAGGGTCGATAGTTGTGCGCCGACGAGGTCCTCGTCAGACAGATGGATCGTGAACGTGTTGGCGAACTCGCCGAGGCTCGACGTGTCGAAGATCGCGTCGAAGACGACGCCAGCGCCCTGCTCGACGCCGAAGGTCGGCGACAGATCGAGCGACATGCCGCCATCGCCAACGATCGCAACACTGTCGATGTCGAGGTCCGCGGCGAACGCCGGCGCGCCGGTCCCATCGAAGTTGAAGATCGACAACTCTTCGGCGAGCGTGCCGCTGCCGATCGTCACTTGGCCGAAATCGATCGTCAGCGACGTCGTCAGCACGTCGTCCGTGAACGATGCGACGGCGTGGTTCACCACGTCGAACGCCAGGTTCACGACATCGTTGCCGTCGTTCGCGCCGCGGCCCGCGCCGCCGGCGGTGGTGACGTCGAGGTTATCGACGATGACCGAGCCCGTGTACGAGCCCGCCGCCGCGGTCGAAGCGTTGAGGCCGACGTCGAAGCTGTCGAAGGCCCCCGCTAAGGAACCCATCGGCACAGGCTTCGAGTACTCACCCGCATTGGTGAAGGCGGCGCCGGTTGCCGTGACTTGGAAGTACGTGCCGTCCACGCCATTCTTGTCGAGCCCGACCGACACTTGGCTCGGCGCCGCGCCGCCGACGAAGACGCGTCCCAGATCAATGTCGCGCGTCGAAGAACCGTCCGCCGACGCCGTCGCCCCCGCAATCGATAACTGCGTGTCGTTCTGCTGATCGACGAAGACGCTCCAGGCGTAC from Botrimarina mediterranea encodes:
- a CDS encoding endonuclease I family protein — encoded protein: MSTVAARRLAFAHVFVWWAAIATAGPWDAPASYYNSATGTGATLKSQLHNIIDGHTSRSYGDLRTLLQVTDADPDNPGHILLVYDRVSLDLSSINSGSIPGWDSGNSWNREHTWPQSLGVGSGGPDTSDMHHLRPSTNSVNNARGNKPFGGSYGQPYGDAGGGYWYPGDADAGMIARGMFYMAVRYDGSDSGTGNLELVNGSGGGSTIGDLASLLDWHYRAAPDDFERRRNDIIFDSYQYNRNPFIDHPEYAWSVFVDQQNDTQLSIAGATASADGSSTRDIDLGRVFVGGAAPSQVSVGLDKNGVDGTYFQVTATGAAFTNAGEYSKPVPMGSLAGAFDSFDVGLNASTAAAGSYTGSVIVDNLDVTTAGGAGRGANDGNDVVNLAFDVVNHAVASFTDDVLTTSLTIDFGQVTIGSGTLAEELSIFNFDGTGAPAFAADLDIDSVAIVGDGGMSLDLSPTFGVEQGAGVVFDAIFDTSSLGEFANTFTIHLSDEDLVGAQLSTLSLTLLGEVIAAPGLAGDYNGDGRIDAADYTVWRDGNSPDNSPAGYDVWAANYGESIPQSTSVPEPTGVLMVLALFVGSAVRTARVA